Proteins from a single region of Apium graveolens cultivar Ventura chromosome 7, ASM990537v1, whole genome shotgun sequence:
- the LOC141670519 gene encoding phosphatidylinositol 4-kinase gamma 8-like, protein MKIYKMAVAINQHHTFVRPPKCRLQSYSNFDQLMLDFAQSNLSHSFKHAFELNNLHRSSSTPCLSRAQEDSDANPRVEIVGGHGAPKVRALVVEVAIAMASGLNIEPVSSGLGGAYFVHARNGVTIGVVKPIDEEPLAFNNPKGFAGRMLGQPGMKPSIRVGETGIRELAAYLLDHDGFAGVPPTALVKISHVKFHVNNSESAVTAPPCKIASLQRFVAHDSDAGDLGPSGFSVSSVHRIGILDVRILNLDRHSGNLLVKHGQEGYAVGAAELIPIDHGLCLPETLDDPYFEWLHWPQASIPFSESEVEYISNLDPLKDAEILRTRIPSIRESSLRVLVICTIFLKCATAAGFCLAEIGEMMTRELRGGKDSMSVLENLCLTAKACSGNTKGSDDLDYGKKDVDSECDDDPNQVSYIPQLLETTTRIGKPPRIPRYSSERLISKFHNLMLPVQDKEGQGKRAEAYNNSFSSNADRSNGTNTDTNVGGMMKSMSFSVENQNHEIEGLSFAEMKKKEWENFLDRFEELVPETFENRKNRGISRQRLGSSCEF, encoded by the coding sequence ATGAAAATTTACAAGATGGCTGTAGCTATTAATCAACATCATACATTTGTCCGACCTCCAAAATGCAGACTCCAATCTTACTCAAACTTCGATCAACTCATGCTTGATTTCGCCCAAAGCAACCTCTCACACTCTTTCAAACACGCCTTTGAACTCAATAATCTCCACAGAAGTTCATCAACTCCATGCCTGTCCCGAGCACAGGAAGATTCCGATGCTAATCCAAGGGTAGAAATTGTCGGTGGCCATGGAGCCCCAAAAGTTAGGGCTCTTGTTGTCGAGGTAGCCATTGCTATGGCATCTGGCCTTAACATTGAACCGGTGTCAAGTGGTCTAGGAGGTGCCTATTTTGTGCATGCTAGAAATGGGGTTACCATTGGCGTGGTGAAGCCAATAGATGAAGAACCTCTTGCCTTCAACAACCCAAAAGGCTTTGCTGGTCGGATGCTAGGCCAGCCAGGCATGAAACCCTCCATTAGGGTTGGCGAGACTGGCATTCGTGAACTAGCAGCTTATCTTCTTGACCATGATGGTTTTGCGGGAGTCCCTCCAACAGCATTGGTAAAGATCTCTCATGTTAAATTTCATGTTAATAATTCTGAGTCTGCGGTAACAGCTCCCCCTTGCAAGATTGCTTCGCTTCAACGCTTTGTTGCTCATGATTCAGATGCTGGGGACTTGGGGCCTTCTGGCTTTTCTGTCTCTTCAGTCCATCGGATTGGGATACTCGATGTCAGAATCCTAAATCTTGATAGACATTCTGGAAATTTACTTGTCAAGCATGGTCAAGAAGGCTATGCAGTTGGGGCAGCTGAGCTGATACCCATAGATCATGGACTGTGCCTTCCCGAGACACTAGATGATCCGTATTTTGAATGGCTGCACTGGCCTCAAGCTTCAATACCATTTTCAGAGTCTGAAGTTGAGTACATATCTAATCTTGATCCATTGAAAGATGCAGAGATTCTAAGGACAAGAATCCCTTCTATTAGAGAATCCTCACTCCGCGTTCTGGTAATCTGCACCATTTTCTTGAAGTGTGCAACTGCAGCTGGTTTTTGTCTAGCAGAAATAGGTGAGATGATGACTCGAGAACTCCGAGGAGGTAAAGATAGTATGAGTGTATTAGAAAATCTCTGCTTAACTGCTAAGGCTTGCTCAGGTAACACTAAAGGAAGTGATGACTTGGATTATGGTAAAAAAGATGTTGACAGTGAATGTGATGATGATCCAAATCAGGTTAGTTATATTCCTCAGCTCTTGGAGACCACAACGCGGATTGGTAAGCCACCAAGAATTCCAAGATATTCATCTGAAAGGCTGATAAGTAAATTCCACAACTTGATGCTCCCCGTGCAAGATAAAGAGGGTCAAGGCAAAAGAGCCGAAGCCTATAATAATTCTTTCTCTAGCAATGCTGATCGCAGTAATGGCACCAATACTGATACAAATGTAGGAGGGATGATGAAGAGTATGAGCTTCTCAGTTGAAAATCAGAATCATGAAATCGAAGGGTTGTCATTCGCCGAAATGAAGAAGAAGGAGTGGGAAAATTTCTTGGATAGGTTTGAGGAACTTGTGCCTGAAACATTCGAGAACCGAAAAAACAGAGGAATATCAAGGCAAAGGTTGGGAAGTTCTTGCGAATTCTAA